CTCTCTCAGCCGAGGTCGGCGTCGCCCCGCTGTTCGCGAAGAGCGCGTCAACGTACGTGGCGGCCGGCGCCCCTGGTGCAAAGGACGGTATCGAAGTGAACTCGGCACGCGACACAAAATCGGCCAGATAACTCTGCCTGTTTGTGGCGAGCTTGGTTTGCCAATCACCCTCTCCGACGATAACCCCTTCGCCGATCTGGCGTTGATCGCGCAAGAAGGTCGGGTATCGAGGCGTGCTCTTGCTGCTACCAAAGGCCGCTTTGTGCGCGCGGATTACCAGGTAACCCGTCTCCCTGAATTCGATTGACAGGAAGAAAGCCTGGGAAACGTTGATCCGTTTTACCTGCCGGCACTGCTCGTTGCTACCACAGCTTTCGATGTTATTCGTCCAGAAGGCCAGCCCGGACGCGTCGCCCTCGCGGTACAGGAAATCGTGGTAATGCTGGCAGACATAAGTGCTCGAGACGTCGATCGGGTTGCTCGATGTCTCGGGCGAGTTGTCGACGATTAGCAGACTCGCGGTGCTGGTTGCGCCCAGCGTGCCGTTAGTCGGATTCTGCAAAATCAACGTCGCCGACTCAGTCCCTTCCGTGTAACCATCGTCGCAGATCAGCACCGGGAAACTCTTTTGCGACTCATTAGGCGCGAAGACCAGACGCGCAATCACAAACGTGTAGTCGCCTTTCTGTTTAGCCGTGCCATCAGCGCTTCCGACATCGACCGTTGAAGTCGTGCTGACTACACCGCTGCGGATAACCGTCACGTTTATCGCTGTGCAGGCTTCCTGAACCGGGTAAGTCGCAGAGCTGAATTGGAAAATCGTGAACGGCGTTGGTGACGCGGAGGGCGTCGGTGACGCAGAAGGCGTCGGCGAAGGCGACGGAGACGGTGAAGGCGTCGGTGTCGGCGTGGGCGTCGGTGTCGGCGTGCCATCGGTTCCCATGTCATGAATAATCAGGTTGTCGACGTACCAGCCTGAATCCGCTCCATTGTTCGTTCCCACATCGGAAGACATGCGGAAGCGCAGATAAATAGGCACGCCTTCCTGATTGTGGTCGCCACCTGGAGCAAACTCGGCCAGCGCCACTCGCACGTGATGATATCCCTTGATGCCAGTGTACGCGCGGCGTCCCAGCAGCGGACTAAGCGGCACACCCAGTTGATTGCCATCCAGCTTGGAATTGTACTGGCCCTCGACTATGAAGTTTCCCAGATCGAAGGTCGTTGTGTTGTCGGGGAACGGCGTCGAATTGAAATTCGCGCTACCCTTCGCAACTTCCAGCAAACCGCCGTCAAAGCGGGCCTCGGATGAAAAGAAGTGATCAAAATCCAGAACGGAAGTCTCTGAAAGCATCAGCGGTCCAATCACTGTGCTGATGTCGCTGTTGGCTCCGTCTGAGCCGGGATCAAAGTCGGGCGCATACATCATTGAGCTGGTTGAGCCACCCGGCTGGACGATGCCGGTTACGCGTTGCCAAAGCGGCTGGCCCTCTTGCGGGTTGTTGCCGGAATCCTGCAACGGCGGTTGGAAACGCGCGTTGGCCGACGACGATTCGTAATCTTCTCTCGAGAAAGGCTCGATGGGCTTGAAGGAAGTAATCGACGGCATGTTATAGCGAACCAGAGCATTGCCGGTGTTATTCGTGTCTTTAACTCCAGCGGCGTTCCGCGCCTGCACGATGTAGTAATAAACCTGTCCAAGTTGGAGGTTGGTATCGGTGTACTGGAGACCCGTCACGCCCTGGGCGATGCGGTTCGACTCCGAAGGAGTAAAGGTAGGCTCGACTGTCCCATCGCTGGGGTCGGCGCGCTCGCTGCGATAAATATCGAATACGCAATCTGAGCAGGCCGTGAATACGTCGCCGCTTGGATTCGGCGTAATCGGACTGTTCCATTTGAGCGTCAAACTGTTGCCCGTCTGTGGATCATCTACTTGATCGATTCCAAAGAAGGTTGGCGCGGGTGTGATGACCACACCGTTCGTGACGACGACGCTTTGGGTGCTGGCCAGAGAAACGCAGTCGGCGGATGCGTCGCGACTCGCGCGAACCTGATAAAAATAGGTTTGACCACCGGAAAGATTAGTGTCGTCAAAGGTCGTTTGCGTCCCAGGTATCTCACCCACTTTCGTGAACGGACCGGCGGCTTTGAACGACCGCGTAATCAAATACAAGGACGCGCCAGCGATGGGTACCCCGCCATTGATAGTTACCGTGACCTTGTTTGGTCCGGAATTCGCCAGGGCGAAGGTCGGAGTCGCGAGCGGTCCCAGGCTCTCGCACGTTGTCACTGTGGCGGGCACCGCAAAATCTTCGACTACCGGATTGGTGCTGCCGCCGGCGTTGGTCGACTGGGCATTCACACCGATTCCATGACTCGCAAACGCGCGCCAGATGAGCGAGCGATTCTCGCCGCCATTCATTTCTTTGTCTGCGAGCAGAATCGCGTTTCGTGTGTCAACCATCGTGGGATTGCACGGTCCGAGCTGCAAGCCTCGCAACACGAGCGTGTCAGCCAGCCGAGCGCCTCGGCTGACGGCCGTCGCCAGCGGACCGACGCGATCGCCGCGGGACTGGATTTCCGTGGTCAAGAGACCCGGCCGAACGAAATGCTCGACGGGATTAATCGTCGGAACCTGAGTGGTCAACTGCTCGGGCGGCCCGATTCCCGGGGCCGGGCTGGGCACCCCGGAGACGGTGGTGCCGGTCGTGGTCGTGTTGAAAGAAGCGCGGTAATTAATCGGGTGGTTCAAGTCAATGGATTGAACTTGTCGCGGGCCAATGTAGAAAAGCGCGCCGGCAATCCCGTTCAGTCGCCGGTTGCCGTCAAAGAAGACCCCGTTCGGATCTTTCATAATCAACAGCTCGCGCATATCCCAGAGCGTGGCAGCGAAAACCTCACCTACGTTGTGGACCTGAAATGGCGTCGCCGGCACCGGGGCCGGATCGGGCGTCCCCTGATCCCTTCGATTCAACGCCCCACCGTTAATCGCGGCATAGGACCAACGATAGTTTGTGTGGGGAAGACGCCGAATGCCGATATCGAATTCACCGGTCACGTACTCCCCGGTCGTATCGTCATCCATCATCGAGTTTGCAATAAAGTCTGACCAGCCTTCTCCCTGGCCGCCTGACTCTCCGACCAGTGGCGTGCCGAGACAGTCGGTCGGCCCCTTGCCCGCCGATCGATTTGAGACGCCGTGGTAGAACTCGTGAGCGACCACATCGAAATCAAAATCACCGTCGGATCGACGAAAAGTGCTCTCGGTAAAGAGATACATTTGCATGCGCGGCGCCGAGCCATCAGCGGGTGTGCCCATGTTTGCGTTGTCTGTTCCTGAGCCGTCCTGCAGGTTGGCGCTGAGAGCGTCCTGGCCCGCGCCACCAAGACCAAAATTATCCTGTTGAAAGTTCCAGGTCGCTTCGGTAAAGCCGATGCTGTACATGTAGTCGTGTAAAAGATTCGTGTAGAAAAAGAGCGTTACGGCCCCGGGATAAACGTCCGCATTCGAGCTCGCCGGATATGCCACGTTGCAAGGCCCGGCAGCCTGACAGGGCACGCCGGTGTCGGTTCCCAGAATGGGATCTGGAATAAAATCTCGAGCATCCACGCCGCCGTATTCGTAGCCATTGGTAAACGTGTAATGGCCGGCGGTGAATTGACGATTGGCGCTGTAACCCTTGATGCCGCTGGTGGTCTCGTTATCGTCGGCCCGGTCATCTGCTACCAGGACGTTGTTTCCTTCGGTATAGCGGGATTGGAAGACTGACGCCAGGGCACGTCCATCGCGGAGCGTCAGAGTTGTCGGCAGCGGCGTCAAATCGGCTGAGAATGGCTGGCTCTTGTCGGGCACCGGTGAGTTTGCCGCCAGGTTGCGGGCGACTGCTTCAGCGGGCATGTCGTATTTGTATGCCCGAGTCGCGGCGCGATTGTTGTCACCATCCGTTATCTCAGTCCCGCCGGTACCGGTGGGCAGGTAGAACCAACCGAAGATCGAGTTGGGCGTTGGATTCGAAGCATCGGGAAATCCCCGCAGGAGTTGTCCGAACGGCGTATTAAAGAGCGAAGGAAACAGAGCTCCGCCCGTGTCCGCAAATGGATTCTCAGTGCGTCCGCTTACCAGGCCTTTCTTAAAGCCGCGTCCATTGTTTCGGTTGAATTCGTTGTTGTCGGTCTGATAGGTCGGCGGAGTGCCGGGTGCGGGCGAGCGGCCATAGCCGGGACCCAGAGTGCCACCCACTACTGGATTGCCGTTACAAGCTGACGGTGGAATGTTGCCTGAGCATGTCCGGCGGCCTGACAAGGCCACGGGCATACCATCGAAAACGTTTCCACTCGCGGTTCCCGCGTTGTTGTGAGATTCGACCAGGTCCTGAATGTCCGGACGAAAAGTCGCGCGCCGGCTGTTAATCGGACCGCCGCCGGCCGGGCCGAGGAACGACGTCAGACTGGTGCGCCTCAGCACCTCCCCGGTCTGTGCGTCCACAATGTTGTTCCACATGATGCCGCGGTACTGCGGCGTGGTCAGGACAAATTGATAGGCATGCCGCGCTTCGTTACCCATTGGAAAAAGCACATGCGTGACGATGATGTCGTCGCCAAAGACGCCGCCTTTGTCGAAACGCGGAGCATCAATGAACTCGGGACTCACGTTGCCGAAGCTGCGCGGAATTTTTTTCGTGCCCGTCTGTCGCGGCGTAAAGCCATCGATGCCGAGTGAAGCTGCCGCCCGGGAGATGGCTCCCGCCGGCGAAAGCGATACGCCGTTGGTGACTCGCAATTGTGGATAACTGTCACCTCCGACATTGATAATGTTTCCGTCACGGTTGACGTTTACCATCACCTCGCCTTTGTAAACCGGTACGCCCTCGACGGTCTGTTCGAATAGAAGGATCGTCGAGCCCAAATCGGGCAAAGTCGTGCGGCTCTTCAACCTCAGGCTCTGCAAATCGCTGTCACTGAAACGAAAGATGCCCTGCCAGCGCTCGATGAAATCACGAGCGATTTTCTCAGGAACGTCCTGGCTCGGCGCGCTCAAGTAACCGCTCGTGGCAAATATGTGGCGGGGCGTTCCCGTCAAACGGTTGTATTCGACGCTTACCGGCGAGCGCGCTTCAGACTGTAGGGCCTGGACAGATTTGTTTTGTGCCGCGTTCGGCCGGAGCGACAAATTCGCCGTCAAGCCTTCGGCCTGCGTTTTCCCGTCCGGCAGACGGCCACTTAGAACGCCATCTCTGACGCGGACATCAAGTTCGGGTGGCAGGCCCTCGAGGCCGCGGCCCATTTTCTGAGCTGTTGAAGTAAAGAGCGCGGACGCCAGCAGGCAAACCGCGACAATGCCCAAGGCCAACGACAGAACGATTCTTTGCCGGTTCATGAGTAACCCCCAGTCAAAACAGCAGAATCTCGGATGACACGGCACCCGAGGGTTTACGCGAACATCGTGGAGAAAAACAGGCTCAGCTTAGGGGAACCGGGTTGAGAAAAACTTGAGAAACAGATCGGACTACGGGGATGTGGCTTTTGTACTCCTAACAAAATCAAATTGCAAGACTTTCGGACTAGCTGCTTAGTCCGACGGAACTGTAATGAAGGGCTAATAGCCGAGCTGCGAAGCAGCGGTCATAGCTAAGCAAGGCGAGGCTTTGCGAGTCTTGGGTGACTATAGTTTTTCTAGATCAACCGAGCCCGCGAAGCGGCCACAAAGATTTTGGATCACCGTCTTGCAGTCGGCATTGCAGCTTCAAAGCCTGATAGAGCGATTATCGGTCGCCGCTCCGCGGCTTCAAACAATTTGTGCGCACTCTCACCCAAGGCTCCCCAAGCCTCGCCCTGGGCTTAACTACGTCCGCCGCTCCGCAGCTTGTTGCGTATGGTGGGCCATAGGCTCCGTGATGAGCAGGCCATTACACCACCCAATACTCTTTTGGGCATAGCCAACAGCTTGGTTAGACGGCGACCGTTTCTTCTTTCAACTTCTCAGCCTGATAGTGGGTGGTCAATCCCTCGATGATTTGATCGAGAGCGCCTTCCATGACGAGATTGAGCTGATGAATAGTGAGGCCGATACGATGATCGGTAACGCGGTTATCTTTGAAGTTGTAGGTACGAATCTTTTCTGAGCGATCGCCCGAGCCGACCATCGAGCGCCGGTCGCTGGCAATCGCGTCATGCTGCTTCTGTTCTTCGATCTCCTGCAGACGCGCGCGCAGCACACGCATCGCCTTTTCGCGGTTCTTAATCTGCGACTTCTCGTCCTGCATTGAGACGACAACGTTCGTGGGCAAGTGCGTGATGCGCACCGCCGAGTACGTCGTGTTCACGGACTGGCCGCCCGGACCTGACGAACAGAACGTGTCGATGCGCAAATCCTTGGCCTCGATCTTCACGTCAACTTCTTCGGCTTCCGGCAAAACCGCGACCGTGATCGCTGAAGTATGAATGCGACCGCTGGCTTCGGTTTGCGGCACGCGCTGCACGCGATGCACTCCGGATTCGTGCTTCAGCTTTGAATAAACCTTGTCGCCTTCAATCAAGGCAACCGCTTCTTTGACGCCGCCGACACCGGTTTCGGACGCGTCCAGAATTTCCATCTTCCAACGCTGCCGCTCAGCATAGCGCGCGTACATGCGCAACATGTCGGAAGCAAACAACGAAGCTTCATCGCCGCCGGTCCCGGCGCGGATTTCAAGAATTACGTTCTTTTCGTCGTTGGGATCCTGTGGAATGAGCAGAAATTTCAAATCCGCTTCAGCCTGCTCAATACTTGCCTGCAGGGATTCGATCTCGAGGCGGGCCAACTCGCGCATCTCTTCGTCGGCTGCGTTTTCCGTCAAGTCACGGGCGCCCGCGAGTTCTTCTTGAAGCGATTTCAGGGCGCGATACTTCTCGACAATCTCGCTGAGGCTGCGATGCTGCTTCGCGGCTTTACCGTAGGCCGACGGGTTCGACAAGAGCTCCGGCGAAGAGAGTTCGTCCGTCAACTCCTGGTAACGCGTTTCAATTTGAGCAAGTTTATCGAGCATGGAACTTGTGAAACAGACTTCAGTCTGTGATTTATCTTTCATTCACAGACTAAAGTCTGTGCCACTCCTCTTACGACAACGGCGCCAATTGCGGTTCGTTCGGCTTTGGCTCCATTTTCAAACTTTCCTTCAGCGCCGTGATGGCGACTTCCAATTGGTTGTCGTCGGGTTCCTTGGTAGTCACGTTCTGCAGCCAAAGGCCGGGACGCGTGATCATCTTGAAGAAGAATCCAGTCTCCTTCTTCGCCGAAAGGCGAATGATTTCGTACGAAATGCCGGCGACGACCGGAATCAGCGCCAGACGTACCAGAAAATTGAATAGCAGCGAATCAAACTTGATGACTGAGAACAAAAGGATCGAAACCAGCATTACGACCATCAGAAAGCTCGTGCCGCAACGCGGGTGCTGGCGTGGTTGAATCCGCGCATTCGGGACGGTCAGATCAAGTCCCTTCTCCCAGGTGAACACCGTCTTGTGTTCGGCGCCGTGATATTCAAAGACGCGCCGGATGTCCTTCAGCAGTGAAAAGCTGGTGATCATGATCAGGAAGAACGTCATGCGAATCGCACCGTCGATCAGATTGAAGCTGACCGAAGGCCGCACCGGATGCAGATACCCACTCACCGAACCCCACGCGCGGCTGTACCAGGGTTGCCCCTCGAGCGCCGGCGGCGCTGTTTGCGGTGCGCCAGTATTCGGGACGGCTGTTGGCTGTGGCGTGCTGGTGGACGAGACCGCCGCCGGTCCGGGCGCCCAACCGGCCGCGATAAACAACGCGTTCGTCAGCAGCAAAGGTGCGGCAACGAACAGCAGGATGTTAAAAAGCATCGCGAAGATGATCGAGCCGGCCGCCGCAGCCGCGCCGCTTTTCTTAACTTCTTTCGCGCTGCTCTTCTTCTTCGGAATCGGAATGACACCGGGCAGCCCGCCCGTGATCCCGGCAAAGTCGCCTTCCCCTTCAATCACTGCCGGCGTCAAAGCGATTTTCACTTCTTCAGCTTCGGCTTCTTCTACTTCCTCGAAAGCTTCCGCGGCTGAATAGTTCAGCGCCTTAATGCCAAGGCCCATTGACTGCATCAGAACCGCGCCGCCGCGCAGAATCGGCAGCTTGAGAATCGGGTACTTGTCACTCCATTTCGGGAGGGTCGCCGCGGTGTTGACGATGGTGCCGTCGGCTTTGCGCACAGCAATCGCGTACGCGCCTGGCGTCCGCATCATCACGCCTTCAATCACGGCCTGGCCGCCGACAATTAGATCTCGTTCGTTAGTGCTCATATTCGTGGTGGCACAGACTTCAGTCTGTGATTCTACTGGCTAAACATGAAACACAGACTAAAGTCTGTGCCACTGCTAATTACAACTATGCCGGCGTTTCTTTTCCGGCTGCTCGGATTGGATGCAATCCGACCAGCCGGCGTCGAACTACGCCGGCATCTTGATTCCAATCGCTAATGACGAATTCGCATCAGTCGCAACTTACTTACTCGCGGGCGCCGCGGGCGCCTTGGCAGCATAGCGACGGTTAAATCGATCCACGCGTCCAGCGGTGTCGATCAGCTTCTGCTTACCCGTAAAGAACGGATGGCAGGCCGAACAGATTTCGATGTGCAGATCGCCTTTTTTCGTCGAGCGCGTCTTAAAGACTTCACCACACGCGCAAGTCACTTCAATTTCGTTATATTCGGGATGAATTCCAGCTTTCATTTCTCTCTACCTACACTGTCAGCATTTCTTCGCTTCATTCAAACAAGCCATGATACGGGCCTACTGTGCGACAGGTCAAGCAGTGTGGGTCCGCACCAGGGGCGCTAGCGACCGGGCAAAAAATCAACCACGACCCGGTCGCTTCCGCTCGCGGTACTGACTGCTGCTTAGCCTCGTGTATACTCACAATCTCCCGGAAACACTTAGAGGAGTTAACTCGCGTATCATGAAATTTCTTGTTATCGCATCGCTAATTCTCTGCATACCGATGGTTGTTATGGCCCAAAAAGCGAGCAAGTTTTTCGCCTACGAATATACGATTGACGACTTGCCGAATGGCTTGCGATTGATCACGGTGCCGACTGATTATCCAAATCTGGTCGCGCTTTACATCGTTGTGCGAACCGGTTCGCGCAACGAGGTCGAAAAGGGCAAGAGCGGCTATGCGCATTTCTTTGAGCACTTGATGTTTCGCGGCAGCGAGAAGTACACGGCCGAGCAGCGCGAAAAGATTTTCAAAGCGGCGGGCGCCGAAACAAATGCCTATACGTCCGACGACCGCACGGTTTATCACGCCACTTTCTCGAAAGAGGACCTGGACAAAATCATGGAGATGGAAGCGGATCGCTTCCAGCGGCTGAAATACACACAGGAGCAGTACAAGACCGAAGCCGGCGCCGTCCGCGG
The nucleotide sequence above comes from Pyrinomonadaceae bacterium. Encoded proteins:
- a CDS encoding M36 family metallopeptidase — encoded protein: MNRQRIVLSLALGIVAVCLLASALFTSTAQKMGRGLEGLPPELDVRVRDGVLSGRLPDGKTQAEGLTANLSLRPNAAQNKSVQALQSEARSPVSVEYNRLTGTPRHIFATSGYLSAPSQDVPEKIARDFIERWQGIFRFSDSDLQSLRLKSRTTLPDLGSTILLFEQTVEGVPVYKGEVMVNVNRDGNIINVGGDSYPQLRVTNGVSLSPAGAISRAAASLGIDGFTPRQTGTKKIPRSFGNVSPEFIDAPRFDKGGVFGDDIIVTHVLFPMGNEARHAYQFVLTTPQYRGIMWNNIVDAQTGEVLRRTSLTSFLGPAGGGPINSRRATFRPDIQDLVESHNNAGTASGNVFDGMPVALSGRRTCSGNIPPSACNGNPVVGGTLGPGYGRSPAPGTPPTYQTDNNEFNRNNGRGFKKGLVSGRTENPFADTGGALFPSLFNTPFGQLLRGFPDASNPTPNSIFGWFYLPTGTGGTEITDGDNNRAATRAYKYDMPAEAVARNLAANSPVPDKSQPFSADLTPLPTTLTLRDGRALASVFQSRYTEGNNVLVADDRADDNETTSGIKGYSANRQFTAGHYTFTNGYEYGGVDARDFIPDPILGTDTGVPCQAAGPCNVAYPASSNADVYPGAVTLFFYTNLLHDYMYSIGFTEATWNFQQDNFGLGGAGQDALSANLQDGSGTDNANMGTPADGSAPRMQMYLFTESTFRRSDGDFDFDVVAHEFYHGVSNRSAGKGPTDCLGTPLVGESGGQGEGWSDFIANSMMDDDTTGEYVTGEFDIGIRRLPHTNYRWSYAAINGGALNRRDQGTPDPAPVPATPFQVHNVGEVFAATLWDMRELLIMKDPNGVFFDGNRRLNGIAGALFYIGPRQVQSIDLNHPINYRASFNTTTTGTTVSGVPSPAPGIGPPEQLTTQVPTINPVEHFVRPGLLTTEIQSRGDRVGPLATAVSRGARLADTLVLRGLQLGPCNPTMVDTRNAILLADKEMNGGENRSLIWRAFASHGIGVNAQSTNAGGSTNPVVEDFAVPATVTTCESLGPLATPTFALANSGPNKVTVTINGGVPIAGASLYLITRSFKAAGPFTKVGEIPGTQTTFDDTNLSGGQTYFYQVRASRDASADCVSLASTQSVVVTNGVVITPAPTFFGIDQVDDPQTGNSLTLKWNSPITPNPSGDVFTACSDCVFDIYRSERADPSDGTVEPTFTPSESNRIAQGVTGLQYTDTNLQLGQVYYYIVQARNAAGVKDTNNTGNALVRYNMPSITSFKPIEPFSREDYESSSANARFQPPLQDSGNNPQEGQPLWQRVTGIVQPGGSTSSMMYAPDFDPGSDGANSDISTVIGPLMLSETSVLDFDHFFSSEARFDGGLLEVAKGSANFNSTPFPDNTTTFDLGNFIVEGQYNSKLDGNQLGVPLSPLLGRRAYTGIKGYHHVRVALAEFAPGGDHNQEGVPIYLRFRMSSDVGTNNGADSGWYVDNLIIHDMGTDGTPTPTPTPTPTPSPSPSPSPTPSASPTPSASPTPFTIFQFSSATYPVQEACTAINVTVIRSGVVSTTSTVDVGSADGTAKQKGDYTFVIARLVFAPNESQKSFPVLICDDGYTEGTESATLILQNPTNGTLGATSTASLLIVDNSPETSSNPIDVSSTYVCQHYHDFLYREGDASGLAFWTNNIESCGSNEQCRQVKRINVSQAFFLSIEFRETGYLVIRAHKAAFGSSKSTPRYPTFLRDQRQIGEGVIVGEGDWQTKLATNRQSYLADFVSRAEFTSIPSFAPGAPAATYVDALFANSGATPTSAERDAALAAYGSGDTAGRAAALNSVIDSGAVFNAQYNSAFVLMQYYGYLRRNPDDPPNNNFSGYDFWLAKLDSFSQPGEDMRDDQQAQRRVQRAEMVRAFIESFEYRQRFFGEPGGNQIGSETGTMARVKGWVNSLLRSAIVDIASG
- the prfA gene encoding peptide chain release factor 1, with the protein product MLDKLAQIETRYQELTDELSSPELLSNPSAYGKAAKQHRSLSEIVEKYRALKSLQEELAGARDLTENAADEEMRELARLEIESLQASIEQAEADLKFLLIPQDPNDEKNVILEIRAGTGGDEASLFASDMLRMYARYAERQRWKMEILDASETGVGGVKEAVALIEGDKVYSKLKHESGVHRVQRVPQTEASGRIHTSAITVAVLPEAEEVDVKIEAKDLRIDTFCSSGPGGQSVNTTYSAVRITHLPTNVVVSMQDEKSQIKNREKAMRVLRARLQEIEEQKQHDAIASDRRSMVGSGDRSEKIRTYNFKDNRVTDHRIGLTIHQLNLVMEGALDQIIEGLTTHYQAEKLKEETVAV
- a CDS encoding DUF1385 domain-containing protein — its product is MSTNERDLIVGGQAVIEGVMMRTPGAYAIAVRKADGTIVNTAATLPKWSDKYPILKLPILRGGAVLMQSMGLGIKALNYSAAEAFEEVEEAEAEEVKIALTPAVIEGEGDFAGITGGLPGVIPIPKKKSSAKEVKKSGAAAAAGSIIFAMLFNILLFVAAPLLLTNALFIAAGWAPGPAAVSSTSTPQPTAVPNTGAPQTAPPALEGQPWYSRAWGSVSGYLHPVRPSVSFNLIDGAIRMTFFLIMITSFSLLKDIRRVFEYHGAEHKTVFTWEKGLDLTVPNARIQPRQHPRCGTSFLMVVMLVSILLFSVIKFDSLLFNFLVRLALIPVVAGISYEIIRLSAKKETGFFFKMITRPGLWLQNVTTKEPDDNQLEVAITALKESLKMEPKPNEPQLAPLS
- the rpmE gene encoding 50S ribosomal protein L31; amino-acid sequence: MKAGIHPEYNEIEVTCACGEVFKTRSTKKGDLHIEICSACHPFFTGKQKLIDTAGRVDRFNRRYAAKAPAAPASK